The DNA segment ATTCTCCAGTGGTGTGCTTGTACATGTGCCAAGTATTTATTGATTCCTTCAGCTCTCAGCAGTCTGAGTGGGGCCTAGTGGGACTGGAGGCTCCAGGCAGTCACCCGCAGCCGGGAGAAGCAGCATCTGTTTGTCCCAGAGTGCCAAAGGAAgattattttctgtgtgtgccCTGACGTGAAAAGGATTGGGAagcactttaatttaaaaaaaaaaaaaattaaagaaagaactaAACCTTGTTAAATCTTACCTTTTGGCAATATATTCCTTTCTGGATATAAGCccagaaaagtcatttttaattaaaatgctacTTCTGAAGATGAATTAATCCTTTCCTTATAAATATCGAAAGGCTTTTATTTGGTATGTGTTACTCAGGGAGCTTTCTCTGGGTGTAGGAGACAGCTCTGAGCTGCTAGCTCCGGATCATTGACTCTACTGCACTGTCCTTGTCGCCAGCCAAAAGTGCTACTGCTTTTTGTAGTGCTCTGAACTCCTGGGACGTAGAGTTTATAGATTTATCAGAAGATGTGTCCCCAGGCTTTTGTTACTGTTTGGGATTACAGTGGGGGAAGTAatgatgaaaaaatacatatatatatatatatatatatatatatatatatacatacacacacacacacacgccagtTACTGAGTCCATATGtattggggggcaggggtgtgtgtgtattgagTGCCTATGGAGGCTCTTCTGAGTGATGGGTATTACTCCCATtgtactgatgagaaaactgagggcgGGAAGGGTTATGAGATTTGACTAAAGTTATACAGGGATAAATTAGCaaaagcagagctgggattcaaagctTTCAAGCTTGTGTGGTTAACGGCAATACTCTGCCACTTCTCAGGATGAGGGAAAGAACATTCTAAGGCTAGAGTGACTCTCTCTGAGGCCTTCAAGGTGTGGAGTGAAAGGGAAGTTGACATCGTCTACTTACTTGTGCGTTCTGTTGACTGAATACCAACCACATGCCAAACCCTGTTCTAGACACTTGGAATACAtcagagaacaaaggagacagATCCTTGCTTGCAAAGATCTCTACTCTTACAGACTTTGCATTTGAGAGGCAGGGAGACAGATAAGAgtaaatgatattataatagaatttattctaatttattataataaattatatcatttattaGAAGGTAATAATTTCTgtgaacaaaaaaagaacaagcagagTAGGGTAAGGTGAATCAGGAGTTGGTTAGAAAGGAGGGCAGATGGCGGTATTAAGTGAAGTGTCAGAATAGTCATTGTTgaaaaggtaacatttgagcaaaTCTCATtaagagacaaggaaaaaaaatttttttttaataaaacataaacctCCTCTTTTCTCCTGAAATTGGGTTTGTTACACATGTCTGTACATTCAAGATTACCTTTAACTATGAAGAGGTGCTATCAGAGTAGGCAGTGAGTAGTGGATAAACAAGGCCAGGAAGGATGCTTTTACTTTAGAAACTGGAACGTTCTACAAAATCCCCGTGCTATACATGCAGTTTACTGAGGACTCTGAAGTCATTTCCCAATACAAGCAAGTCAGTCTGTCTTGGTGCCCATGAGCTTAGGCAAAGAGGAAAGCATCTAGTCATATCTCCTGTTTTCCAGGATGATCTTTCCTTTAACTCTCTGGACTTGGGCCTTAGAGATGTGGAGTAAATACAGAGAATGTTTACTTGCTCTTTTATTTAGCAGATACTTACTGAGTGCTAATTAAGTGCATAATAGTATGCCAGGTGCcatagaagatacaaagaaaaggTAATATGTAGCATGTTCTCTGCCCTCAAGAGGCTTGTGAGCTGAGGCGGAGAACAAGTCATCCACACCACAAACTACCCAGAAATACATGGCTATGGTGTGGGCCAGGCACGTGGCTGAGAATACACAGCTGAGAGGAGAGCTCAGAGAAAGCTTCGTGGGGACATTGGGTCTGGGATAAGGCTATAAACAATTTTCTGTTGTTGACATAGGGACTTGATGTGAACCAAGGCTCGGAGAGGGGGATGCAGAAGGTGTTTGCAGGGGACAGTGGGTAAGCCCGTCAGTCCTGGAGTGTGTTGGGGAGGTGGACAGTGTGACGGTAAGGTGGGCACAGGTCAGCATTTGAGAGCCCAGCAACGCCAGGCCAAGCCATTTGCCCATGTAGGCCCCATGGCCTTCAAAGTGAGGTGTGCAAGACAGTAATGTGTGTGGAAGAATAGTTTGGCATGTTATTTGTCTCTCTCATCCTTTTGACTACTTTTTTATATCAGATGTTTAATAATGTGCGTATCAATAGAGTAGTATCTAATTTCTAAATGAGTAAGTATATAAAAGCTGCGAGCACGTTCTCGCATAAGTAGGAGCATGGCCTCTTGGAGCCAGCTTGTCTCCATGCAGATCCTAGCTCCACTGCTTGCTCTCTGTGTTATTTTGGGTGAGCTGATTTCTGTGCCTCCACATCTTCCTCAGTAAATGGGAAGATAGCACTGTCTCATAGGTTGGTTGTGGGGGTTAACAGAATTAAGAGCTGAGCAGTGCCCGGCATGGTCTCTGGCATATGGTAGGCAGTCAGTGACCGTTAGTTGTTACTGTTCCTACTTGGTGCTGCCACCATCACAACCGGCCCCCAGAGGGGTCGATGATCCCAAAAGGCGAAGGCCACTGATGTAGATGGCGAGTGAAAGATGTTGCCCTCAGAAAAGCTGTGTTCTAGAAAAATGAATACTGTACGTTGAAGTAATGCTGAGGATTCCTACTgatatgtgagtgtgtgcataAGAGAGAAATAAGTCGATCTTCAGCAGTCTTGACTGAATGTGTGAGCATGCTTCACAGAGAGGTTCCTTGGGTCAGTCAGTGTTCTCTACCTTCCTGTAGATCATAGTAAAGACTCTAAGAGCTAAGATTAGTTCTGATTTTTAAGGGTCCAGTTCCTACCTATGGAGTTGTTATTCCTTgcacctgttttgttttgaattacaGCCCTGCCCTCAGACCCCATCACAAAGCTTGATGAGTCAGGAAAGGAACACCGTCACACTGTCCCAGACAAAGGAGGCTTTCATCATTCACAGGGGGATATTTGAAGTTCAGAGACTGAAAGGGGGATATAGGATCCTCCTAGATAGATTAATCTAGCACTTTTCCAAGTTCATTTTTCACCTTGGAAGACACACTCTCCATCCTCGCCTACCGTTATTGTTTGGGACTTTTTATGACTGaagataattctttaaaaacacaacGCAACAAGACATCACATTGCAGGCACACTAGCAGGCTTCTGTCGTTTCCCAGAATTCCTATAAAATATCTGATGATATGTGATTCTCCCATTATGTGATACGATTTGCTTGGTGGGTCTCTGTCCCATGAAAATAGCattatttgttgtttgctttCAGCTATGCCATTCAAACAGGAATACCTTATTGCTTTTATTGGGGAAGCATTTTTAAGATTGCAGAGCATATGTACTTGTTGCATTGCCCTGGGATTTATTTAGAGCACCCAATATATTTCAGTTACTGAGGACTAAGTTAGTTGGCTGTTGAAAAGCACTGTGGCTGAGTATAGCCAGGCAGTTTGGCAGCCACCCCAGAGGGCTCAAGTAAAATCAGCTCAGGGGCCTAAAGGAAagtataaataagtaataaaactcTTTCTATTTTAAGCCATATTATTGTTCACAACATTCTTCTATTTCTCTGTACTATGTACCTCCATCCTCTCTACCCTGTCCTTCCGTGGCAGATTTCTCAATGTCATGggaattctttgttgtggggactgTGCCGTGCATTGTAATGTTTGGTAAGCATCTCCCCAGTAGATTGCCCATAGTACCCACCCTCCCAGCTGTGACAGCAAAAATGTCTGCAAACATTTCCACCTGTTCCCTGGAGGGAGCAAAATCACCCATGGTTGAGAACCTTTTCTGCACAGTACCTGTGGATTTTTGCCATCGTCCTGTGTGGACAGGGTGTGCTGCAGCTCCTTTAAATGCCAGTGGTCATGGAAGAAACCATTCCTGACCCATGAACAAATTGTTGCCCCAGAGACTACAGTGAGCTGTGCGTGGGAataagaggaggggagggacaatATAGAAATCTCAAAGGAAGCACCTTtcttctcttggtctctctctctctctgctggaaaGGTGCTATGAATGTGTAAGCCAACTCGCTTTCAGGATCCTAGTTTTGTATAGTTCGCTTCATGTCCCAGTCCCAACGTGCCTCTGATCCACTTGCAAAACGTGTAGTTGGAACTTATTTCTGCCCTCCCCAGACTCAGGGAGCATAATAAAATTCTAGGCTCTATTTACCTAGGGGAGCTTTGGAAAATAACACATAATTAGAATTTTCTCACTTCTGTTTTTTGAAATGCTAGAGTATCTTTATTACTGAGTACACTTGTTGTCTATTTCATTGAGCCTCTCTTGGGCTGGAGGCAACAGGCTGTGTGGAAAGATCTTCTCTAGGAACAGAGGTTCTGCTGAAAACTAAACCTAGgacatcaaaattttaattttgagttaaACAGAAAGCTTTCTCCAGATTCCCAAATTCAGACCTCAAAAAGGAAAACTGGAGGATAAATCTACATGAGGGTGCTAAAAATACATAGtgattatatttgctttattttcaaaaagctcttaaaaattaTGTGTGCCTCAGATATGTAAATGAGTAGTAAGTTTGTGACTTGACTCTCAAAACTGttaccatatataaaaaataagaattttaaaagcacatcCTTAATACCTCTTTTAGAAATTGTCAGAATTCTTATGTGTGCTTCTTTGTCTAAAAGTATAGCtacaggggcacccgggtggctcagttggttaagcgtctgcctttggctcaggtcatgatctcagggtcctggggtctagtcccacattgggctccctgctcagcgggaagccttcttctccttctgcctgccgctccccctgctggtattcttttttttttttttttttaagattttatttattcatttgagacagagagatacagagagcgagagcatgagcaggggagaggcagagggtgagggagaagcaagctccccgccgagccaggagccagacgtggggttcgatcccaggaccctgggatcattacctgagctgaaggcagacgcttaaccatctgagccacccagacgtgccacccccaccccctccccgcttgtATTCTTaagctctcttgctctctctctctctctggcaaataaataaaatctaataaataaataaataaagtatagctgcaggggcctgggtggctcagtcacttaaacgtctgactcctgatttcagctcaggtcatgatttcaggctggtgggattgagccctttgtcaggctccatgctgggcaaggagcctgcttaagaaagattctctgtccctctccttctgccccccccccccacccctctctctccctctcttaaaaaaaaaaaaaaaagaggctagctacagatattaaaatgaagccttactttctgtttttattaaaggcaattgttgaaaaaataagcaaattaaatcTTAACCGAATTTCTCTTGCTACTGTCAATAACAAGAACTTTCTGTGCCTTCTCTTCACATCAAGAGAATGTGAATATTCTGAATGTTttggtaaatcttttttttcttctaacttttgCATAATTTTTCAGTCACCCTATTAAGTTAAttatacatcaaaatataaagaatttttaagaataCAGAATCAAGCTCATGATACTCCTTAGAGCAAACATATGGGCAACAGTAttcttttccctgttttattAAGAAACCCATTCACTGCTGTTGAATTCCTGATTCTATTGAAATACACATTCACTAACATCCATTTCCCATATGTCTTATGATTCTGGAAAACTACCTTTGGAGAGTGAATTCCACCAAAGTTATCCACAGAGTTTTTCCTGTCTAAATTGGTAAGAAGAAAAAGTCCATCTCTTATATACGTgctttttttcccagctttattaagatacaattgacatataacattgtataagtttgtGTACAACGTAGTagtttgacatatgtatacattgcaaaataattaccacatTAAGGTTAGTTAGCACATcgtcacctcacataattacaattttgtttttgtggtgagaacttttaagttctactctcttagcaacttttaaatatacaatacgatacagtattgttaactatagtcaccatgctctCACATCTCCAGACCATATTCgtattataactggaagtttgtaccctttgaccacctttACCTATTCCCCCCCCATCCTGCAACCACCACTCTGCTCTCTATTTCcgtgagtttgggtttttttagattccacatatgagtgaggtaATACAATATTTGCCTTTCCCTGTCTGAGTTATCTTACTTCTcttaatgccctcaaggtccatccatgttgttgcaaatggcagagttttcttcttttctgtggctgaataatatttgtgtgtgtacatgtgcatgtgtatatggcacattttctttatccattcctccgttggtggacacttaggttgtttccatgtcttagctattgtaaataatgctgcagtgaacatgagagGGCAGGTATGTGTTCAAGATAGTGTTtgcatttccttcagatatattcccagaagcGGAATTTCTAgaatatagttctatttttaattttaatttaatttttttaagtaatctctacacccagcatagggcttgaagttaccaccctgagatcaagagaagcacactctactgactgaaccagccaggcttatttttaattgttttattaagattatttatatatttagggaCGTCCATTCATCCtcggtgtagggattacttagtGCCGGCCCTTCGACGTTTGGTTTTTTCTTCTCCTGGACAGGAGGCCTCTGCAGCAACCATGTTACGCCAGATCATCGGTCAGGCCAAGAAGCATCCGAGCTTGATCCCCCTCTTCATATTTATTGGGGCAGGAGGTACTGGAGCAGCGCTGTATGTCTTGTGCCTGGCATTGTTCAATCCAGATGTCAGTTGGGATAGGAAGAATAACCCAGAACCCTGGAACAAACTGGGTCCCAATGATCAATACAAGTTCTACTCAGTGAATGTAGATTATAGCAAACTGAAGAAAGAAGGTCCAGACTTCTAAATGAAATGTTTCACTATAAAGCTGCTTAGGATGAAGGTCTTCCAGAAGCCATCCGCACAATTTTCCACTTATCCAGGAAATATTTCCCCTCTAAATGCACGAAATCATGTTGGTGTATTGTGTTGGGGTTTACACTGAATAATAAATACctgaaacttggaaaaaaaaagattatttatatatttatttgacagagagagacacagcaagagagggagcacaagcagggggagggggaggcaggcagagggagaagcagtctccccaccgagcagggagcctgatgcagggctcaatcccaggaccctgggaccatgacctgagccgaagtcagacgcccaacaactgagctgcccaggcgcccctgtaccatactgttttgattactatagctttgtaataggtGTGATATCtacagctttgctcttctttctcaggattgctttgactattcagggtcttttgtggctctacaaattttaggattattttttctatttctatttctattagaATCTtgagggattgtgttgaatctatagatggctttgggcttttaacaaaattaattaatgacttttaacaatattaattcttccaatctatgaacactGGATATCTTTCTATCCGTTTGtgtcctcttccatttctttcatccgtgtcttatagttttcagtgtatagaccTTTTGTCtctttagttaagtttattcttaagcatttttattGTTCTTGATGCTCTTGTAAAGAGGGTcgttctctttatttctttttcagataattcattgTAAGTGGATAGAAATCCAAccaatttttgtatgttgatcttgtatcttgAAACTTTACTGGGTTCATTTTaagttctagtatttttttagCAAAATCTTTAGGATTGTCTATGCATaagatatgtcatctgcaaatagagacaattttacttcttttccaattcagatgccttttatttctttttcttgcctgattgctctagctgggacttctagtactacattGAATAGGGGTGCTAAGTTGGcacccttgtcttattcctaatcttaaaggaaaaacttttcAACCTTTTACATTGTgcatgatgttagctatgggcttgtcATATGTGGGCTTTttgatgttgagatatgttcatTCTGAATCcagtttgttgagcattttttgtcatgaatggatattgaattttgtccgATGTTTTTTCCTATGTCTAtcaagatgatcatatgatttttatcttccattctattaatgtgatgtagcATATTgatgatttgcatatattgagccatccttgcatctGAGGGATGAATCCCCCTGGATTATGGtgtaaatctttttaatgtgctgttgaatttggcttgctagtattttgttgaataatTTTACATCTATACCAGGGatgttggcctgtagttttcttgtagtgttctTATCtagctttggtatcagagtaatgctgaccttgtaaaatgagtttggtagtgtttcctcttcttcaatttttgggaagagtttgggaaggattggcattaattcttttttaaatatttggtagaattcaccagtaaaactATCTgtcctgggctttttttgttgggaggttttttgattacttattcaatctccttactcattattgatcttttcagattttctgcttCCTGATTCGGTCTTGGTGGGTTTCTAggcatgtttctaggaatttatccatttcttctaggttgtccaatttgttgccatatagttgttcatataaatacctttatttctttgctttgtttattcCTGTGCTCCACTAGACCCTCAGATAATatgcatttattcaataaaatcaTGTATGCATCCAACTCCTAGTAGAGTGCTGACCATTCTGACTCCCTGGCTACCCCGAACCTCTTCCTCCATGTCCCATATGTGAACTTTTGCTCTTCAATTAGTATGTTTAATCTTTGCTCTTGTGCttcatttgtctttcctttccaAATTAGTAGTTCTTTTTAATGTAATAGTCATTGAGGGAGAAGGCTCTGGAGTTAAAATtatctgggttcaagtcccagttcCACTGACAGCTTAGATTTCTCAGcctttgttttctcctctgtaaaatggagaaacaaataGTTTTGGGGGGATAGTTGTAAAAACTAAAAGTGAGATAAAATGGAGTGACTCTAATGGCCAGATCTTCTGTctccaggagagagaagggaagaatgtTTTTTAGGGCAAGAAGGGggtcttctgaaactgttctaaaagtCTCCTTAGTCCTAGCCTCTGTGTGCAGATGAGTTCTGGGATCTCTCTTGAGTGTAGTCTGCTGCTGTCTGCTGCTAGATTCCTAGCAAGTCTAAATCAACAtgtatggtttttgtttgtttgtttagctaAATGAGGTAGACTGTTGTCTTCCTGCTTTAtcctccactttttttctttattaatgaaGGGGATGTATGTTATATACTTGAATTAATGGCACTCTGGAGGAGTTGTTAGGTATATACAGGTATCAGATTTTAATTTGTACCCATGTTCATAACTGAATAGGTAATCCTCTATTTTCTTTAGGATCTTGGTCAGTCTCCTATTTGAGATGCCTTGTTAATCTTAAAGTAAACTTTCTGGTGAGGGGAATATCTTTAATTAACTTTCTGAGAATTACCTTTCCAAAAAAAGCTCTAAAGttgtttagttatttttttatatcagaTGGATttaatgggttttttaaattgtgaCTTTGAAGAATTTATAAGTGCCAGAAAATTCCATCACCTTTGTTAATCTTCAAAGAAATCAgtataattaacatcttaaatgtgctttttgactttttttccttattcactACTTAAGCCtttaaaaagtatctttattTCATGTAGATGGTAAGACAGGTTTTATTCACAAGTTTAAGTCAGTTTATAGCAAATAGACTTTatgcctttcctttcttctattacaAGATATATAGTAATTTTTATATCTAACACATTGTTTCTGAAATGCAATTTCTCactttataattgatttttttcaagtatgtGAGACACTTCCTCGTCCAATTAGCAAACTATTCTTTTCATACTGAGAAGCAATATTCATTGATCATTGATCAATCTATTTGAGAGAAAATTCAGCCTTCAGGTTTGATTTTCAGATGTGTATTTAGAGAACAGAGATGCAAGGcagtaatttgttttaaaatttatgattgaATATgctcatatgtgtgtgtgtgtgtatgcattcaGAATTAAGGTGCTAGAAATTCTAGTCCATGTTCTTCAAAGGAAACCCTGATAGTGAATTACAGATGTCATATAATCCATGGCCACTGAATCAAAAGGTACCAGGAGGCAGATTTCTGAAGAAAATTAATACCAGTGCCCTTCACTGTATAATCTCTAAGCAGTGCTGAGGCTCTTGCTCATGTGCCCCACTCCTCCAGACTCCTCAGCCTTattagagaaagaaggaggacCATGCTGTTTTGCAAATGTGTCTTAAAGGCTCCCTTCATCTGTTTAGGGTGAATGTATGATTTACTTTGTTAATCTCCCTTTGTCCtagcttttccttctttgtggTTTCTCTAATGTTTACTTCTTTTCCCTCCTGAAGGAGAGCAGAGTAGAGATGCACAGCTCCCAGGTGCCTGTCCATTTCAGAAGTTAAATCTCACCTATCACCACATCGGTCACAGGAAGTCtagtcatttttaaattcatacagAGAAGGTAGAAgtggcctctgtgtgtgtgtgtgtgtgtgtgagtgtgtgtgtgtgtgtgtgtatgtagtggAGGCCTAAAAACATCTACAATTtagtgtaaaacaaaaacaaaaagaacaccaAAAAGTCCGCCTCAGAGTTGGTATTGAAATGAATAATTTTCGTTGTTTGGGTATAGATTTGAGGActgacacattttcattttactttttcatccCTGGTTGAACTTTCAAAGGTGGAACAGGGTGCTGTGGAGTGTGGTGAGCACTCATTCCCCGAGGTCAAGCCCAGGCTAGAGAGCCTTGTCATTCAAGGGTAGCGCCAGATGCGCCGCATGGGCGTGGCCAAGCCCCAGACCAGGCCGAATCAGAATCCGCGTTTTCAGGAGATCCCCACTTCAACTCATATGCTCATTAAAGTTTAAGAAGGACTA comes from the Zalophus californianus isolate mZalCal1 chromosome 8, mZalCal1.pri.v2, whole genome shotgun sequence genome and includes:
- the LOC113937504 gene encoding cytochrome c oxidase subunit NDUFA4-like, whose translation is MLRQIIGQAKKHPSLIPLFIFIGAGGTGAALYVLCLALFNPDVSWDRKNNPEPWNKLGPNDQYKFYSVNVDYSKLKKEGPDF